A genomic segment from Oncorhynchus clarkii lewisi isolate Uvic-CL-2024 chromosome 12, UVic_Ocla_1.0, whole genome shotgun sequence encodes:
- the LOC139422355 gene encoding mpv17-like protein, producing the protein MNVLKMRKAVLKEAVKRFPWLANVTLYGCLFAGGDFVHQMIAQREEIDWKHTRNVAIVAISFHGNFNYFWLRALESRFPGKSPGMLFRKLLLDQSFASPLATSVFYTGVSFLENKDDVFEDWREKFLNTYKTGLMYWPFMQFLNFILMPLYLRTVFMGCCAFLWATFLCFSRQSGDGTASVALAFVLYPKQRLQAAREAHLARKKQKEEEEQQQSTGN; encoded by the exons ATGAACGTGTTGAAAATGAGGAAAGCCGTATTAAAAGAAGCGGTTAAACGCTTTCCATGGCTTGCCAACGTTACTCTGTATGGCTGCCTGTTTGCCGGCGGCGACTTTGTTCATCAGATGATCGCACAAAGAGAAGAGATAGACTGGAAACACACCAGAAATGTTGCCATAGTGGCCATCAGCTTCCATGGAAACTTTAATTATTTCTGGTTGCGGGCTTTGGAAAGCCGTTTCCCGGGAAAATCTCCCGGAATGCTCTTCCGCAAACTGCTTCTGGACCAAAGTTTTGCATCACCCTTGGCAACGAGTGTCTTCTACACAG GAGTGAGTTTCTTGGAGAATAAAGACGACGTCTTCGAGGACTGGAGAGAAAAGTTCCTCAACACGTACAAG ACTGGACTCATGTACTGGCCTTTCATGCAG ttccTAAACTTCATCCTGATGCCTCTGTACCTGAGGACAGTCTTCATGGGCTGCTGTGCGTTCCTGTGGGCCACCTTCCTGTGTTTCTCCCGGCAGAGTGGGGACGGTACGGCCAGCGTTGCCCTCGCCTTCGTCCTGTATCCCAAACAGAGGCTGCAGGCCGCCCGGGAAGCCCACCTCGCCCGCAAGAaacagaaagaagaggaggaacagCAGCAGAGCACTGGCAACTAA